The Megalobrama amblycephala isolate DHTTF-2021 linkage group LG8, ASM1881202v1, whole genome shotgun sequence region TCACCAGCTGGTGAAAGTGAAAGGTACATGAGAAAGGTAGTGCTGTAGTGGGTAGTGGGTATTCAGTCTAGGTCTGTGATCAGATGTAGATCTACAGGTCATATTAAGTCTCTTGGAATGTAAAACTTTGCACAGAAGGATTCATTCTCCTGTGCTGACTGTTTGCAAGAATTGTTGGCATGGAGCAATGAATTCAGAGTCCTTTGCTCACCTTCTAAGTCTGATTACGGTGCACCTTTCTTACTACTTACACTGTTAGCTGAGGTTAGATCAAGGGCATCCTTAATCACATCAACATGCAGGAAACATGGTGTAAGCAAGCCATTAATTTCTTGTTCAGCCCTAATCATAACGCATAGTATGTGTATGTTTAAGGAATGCTTTATGCTGATAAATCTTCGTTCTGTACACCCAAACAAAAGAGACGCAGCTGTGAACCCAGTGGGGGGCTAGACGGCTATTGGTTCTTTGGCTGGTATGACATGCAGCTCAGGAATGTGCCTGTCATTACAGGCACCTCACGGTTGGCCTCTCCTGCCCTGTATTAGCGGTCTGATTGAGATGCGTTCTAAAGAAGGCCTTTGTGCAGACACTCAACATCCAAACGAATAACTGACTCCCATGCAGCCAAATCTCTCTCGATGTCCTCTTTTGTCcaatattacattttagaagTGCAGTTTCCATTAGAGGGAACATAGACAGATGGATCAGATAAGATCTTGTTGGACTTAGCCCTTAACACCTCTCCTTAAACACTTATTCTTGTCTagttgaaaaacaaacaaatgacaaGATGGTTTCAGAATGGTTTCTCTCTCTGAAATAAGATCTTTTAAAGTTTACGAAACTTTTTGCCTGCCTTACCTTTTTGAGGCAGCGAGAAAAATGCAACCTTTATGGGAACGCTAATGCCTAGGAATGGACTTCTGTCTGGAATGCACGGATGAGAAGTCGTCTTACAATAGATCATTGTGAAAGATTTTGTAAAGGCCCGCCCATCAGGCATAGGCCAAAACAATTTTTCTGTAATCTTCTTGCCTGTCACCAGACTACTTGTCTTGATGCCAAGAAAAGTTTTAATCAAGCTCGAAACTTTGTAGGTCAAGCTCTAATCACAGTCAAACTTCACTCTTGAGAGTGTGCAATTTGCAAAGCTAACAGGTTGATTTGAGATTCATAACCTTGCTTTAACCAGATATCCTTTGTCAGAGCTGGAGTGATCTACCAGTCACATGATCAGTTTCGGGGGTTGGGAGAGGTTATGGCTTGAGGTCAACGGTCATGGTGACGTCTAGTGCAGTCAGTGAGTGGGAATCATAAAACTCTGGTGTCGTGTAGTCTAGAGCCACTACTTAGTATTCAGTGCTAGACTGATCAGtttatagaaataaatgcttttctgaTCTATTCATATTTCAGTAAAaccatttttcttttaaagtgtaattctgttatgtcttttgttgttttcgcTCCACTTGACAAACCAGTGCACTTAAGACTTTGCAAAAATCAACCTGTTGCCATAGTAATAAAAGAAACAGAGGACCGCTGCACAAGAGGGGTTCAACGAGAGCATTTGGCCCTCTCGGCTGCTCATTAGCATACCATCCCTGAGCCAATAGGGAGACAGAAGCTGCTAGATTGCTTCAAGGAGACTGGCTATGAGAACAGCCCCCTCCTCATTCCCTCCCCCCTTACTTCCCAGGGTAAAATCACCATAATCCCTGTTGAGATCTGCCCTGACTGCAACAGTCACACAGGCATTGGAAGTAGATATGAGAGTGTATTTGCTAAGGCTCGTATGATCAGATCTCTACATGGGGTTCCTCAAGGATACCTTTTTCTGTACTCTTTCATATGGAAGACATGGATGGTTGAAAAGACTCACACTGCGGTCTGGGACCGGCCGTCTATGGAGGGCCCTTTGTCCTGGCCTGTCTTTGATGTGAATGTGGAATGCACTGCCTGGGGAGTCCACTGGAGCAAACCCGGACTCTCAGTACCATTTCATCCATCAAAGCATCTCAAGTCTGCTCTTTTTAGGGACCTGTTTGGCAAACTTGCTTGAGGGAATGTTTGGTGAGTTTAGAAGTTTACATCTTGCTGTCTGTTTTCGTGTGCTGTCTTTGTCTCACACCTGTTGTTATTCCTTTGCTTCTGTTTATCTTGGTATCTGTTTAGTCTTGTCTTATTTTACTGTGAAATCTAAGCTTTGGTGCAGCTTGTCCCTCAGATGACACAGGCCATGTGTAAACGAGTAGATGGTATGTTAAAACTTGACCTTGTGAAACCTGTTGCATTTATCTTGTTAAACCAAAATCAACCTTTGATAGTTTTCAAACACTATCAgatcctatatatatatattagtaaacAATAGttcttttaatctttttaagCTTGCTAATCTTTCATGTAGGTGTCTTTAAAAGACTTTTTCCATGTTGGTTTGCCCTGTGCATGAGATTTGGATGTTAACTCTTTACCCAAGCTGATTTGCATCGGAGCTTTGGATTGGTTGTTGTCTTTTCAGAagtgatttgtttgtttttgaacatGCCTTGTTCTGAAAACATTGGTGGGGGACTTTCCCCTCCGAACCCCCTCCTTGGCCTCCATTCCGCCTGGGTGCCGCTGATTCAGACCACTGGCATATCTGTGCTAGACCAGCTGTAGCCCTGACAATACATCTAATAAAGAGAGTGTCATTAGCATTTGAATAGCCAGCACCATGTGTGGTGAGCACATACACACTTGAAACTTTTACCCAGGAACAGGCAGCATATCATTGAGAGAGAGCTCTGGCCACTCTGCTCATAATTTGCTGTTTAATCTGTTCTGCTATCTTTTAAAACCTGTGACAGGGACATACATGGACATCTTTGTTTTAGAGAAAATCATCTTGGTTAGCCAAAGGTGGTTTAAACAAATGTTTTGGGGTCAAGGATATTTGGGTTAGCATAGTACTTTTTATATTCAAAGAATGTCTCTTACTGTTTACTGGCTAGAGGGTGACTGGCACTTAACCTCATGGACTAATGGAGTAGCACTGCATGTCTTTGACTGTTATTCTAACCCCTCCGGTCTCATGGATAGTCTCTCAGGTTTGGGTTTTAGACTGTTGGAAAATCTCGAAGATGGATTTCTTGTTTTTACAATCCTATCACTAAACTGAACAACTGAATTTCAGAAACGACAGGAATGTTTTGACTCTCAAAACTTAGAGGTCACAGGTCAGGTGTGGGTGGACTCTTTAGTTTGGGGAGATACCGAGGAATGTTTCTTGCTAAACTCATTGATGCAAAGCATGTGGCATGAAGCATTTGAACTTCACATGCACAGATTCTGGAAAGAGGttgcaatattttattaattcatttgttgttattttcttaatttttaccCCTTTATTTTATCACTTGGAATGGTAGTGTTAATCCTTAACCACAAGATGTCTCCCTATGTCCACTATTCACACCAAGCAACTGTTTGTATGTAAGTTGCAGATCTCTGGTCAGTATGTTACAGTATGGGCATGATGAGAAGGAAACTAATCTGTTTTGTTTGGGTTTTTTCCTTGTGATTTTGCCCTTTTTAAAACCCTTTCTCAGTGCTAGCACTAGTGTTTTTCTGAATGATCTTATGGCTTCATTTATGTGGATTGTCTGTTTTGCCAGTGTATTTTCATACAGTATAACATCTTAATTATAACATTTTGTGGTTGTTTTGTCTgaattggttgttttttttatgcagggctatatttgtgtttgtgttcttgCGTATAGTGATTGACTAATTACAGACAGTGTTGTGGCTCATGCTAGTATGTCTGTATTTTCCCATCACAGAGATGGCTTTTCATGTCTCCATTTGGAATACAGCACAGTCCCTGTCAAAGTTTTCTGAGCTCAGATTCAGACTATATGTGTCCTTCCCCTTTTTAACTCCCTTCAGGAAGATGAAAATGGTGGATATTGTAGCACAGAAAATGCCATCAGAGAGTGACGTGCATATGGCCCGGAGCTTTCTCACGAAGATTTTACGAAGTTCCATGAGGTATCGTATCAATATATCCACAAGAAAACCCACTTCCTTTCCTGTACCACCAAGTTTAGTAATGATGATCTACAATCATATTTCTTCCATGGCCTTGTGATATCATCCATCAGAAGTTCAAATTTCCATCCATTAGTTTTCCACCTTGCATACGCTCTACTTTCTTCATTCAGGGTTCCCACGATCATGAAATGCCTGGAAATATCACTGGATTTTAAAATCCTAATTTCCAGGCCTGGAAAATCATGAGAATTAGTGAactgaaaataaagaaattgatATTTTATGAGTGTAATCtcaataaagtattttttttttttttttaattcttatcCAGTTGGCAGTATTGGTCATTGATCGAAGGTGTGGGAACCCTGTATTTGACagtgtatttgtatttgtatgtaCAATGTATTTGACTATTTACAAGAATTGTTGTGGCAGTTAAATAAAAGTTCAATAACaagtatatatttgtttatttcactTAATGCATCCCAGAAAGAACCGATTTAAAGGGTATGTTACTGTGGTATGAATGTTGAGAGAGTGGACTTGTGGTTTACAGCAATTTAATTTGGTGTTTTTAGGTGTTTGTTAGTCTTTTATTTGTGGTTGCCAATCGAAAAACTTTGAGTTGATGGTGAATGACTGCAACGTCGGCATGCTCACAGGCAACTTTTCTGTCTCTTGCCATGATCATTATACTACTCCCATAATCATCTACCATGTTTTGACACTCTTCTGTCCTAAAGAATAGTTGTAGTGATGCTAGGTGATCTGTGTTTGCCATTCGTTTTACAGATTTTCATGAGCAACATTTTATTGCCTTGTTTtctaattttcctttttttctctaCCCATTTCTCTATCCTTATTTCTTCCCCGTTTGCTGCCCACAGGAGAAATGAACCCATGAGCAGACCTCACTCCTGGCATGCCACCAAATTCAACGAGAACCACACGGAAGCCAAAACCCAGTCCACACCCTCACCAGTCTGGCAAACAAGATATGATGCAAGGTAATTGAAGAGACAGAAAATAGTTTGTTTCTGTCTATATTGCTTCTTTCAGTAAAGAATTAGTAATGAAAGCCcctatttttcctttttaaatatacattgaATAGCACAATAACTCTTCATACTGCTTACTGCAGTTGCATTTGCTAGTTCATACAGCCTAAACACTCTTTacacatgtttgtttttcttaGTTCATTCTCCTCTGAACTCTCAACTGGCTGGGAGCAAACAAATCTACAGAGAGTATCTGATCAGTTCAGCTCTTTGGGGAGTATGGACAGCCTAGAGCATAGCTCTCATCCCTATCCACCTGGCTGTCTTTCCCCAAGTAAGTCCAACAATAACAGCACTGAACATTTGGGTGGTGGTAAACGAGACTCTGCATACAGCTCCTTTTCTACAAGCTCAGGAACCCCAGATTACACACTGTCTAAAAGTAACGCTGCATCCACTGAAAACATGCTGTACAAAATTAATCAGTGGGACTCAAGTGGCAGGCACAGCAATGGCAGGCATAGCCAAAACTTAAACGAAGGGGTACGACAAGATGAGAGGCTTGGATACTTGCAGCATCTCTCAAGTACAGTTAACCATGAGATCCCAAGAGCTGAAGAACAGCCAGGAACTCGGCATTCAAACTCTGGAAGAGTTAGTATTGGACCTGTCTGGCATGTCCCGGATATGAAGAAAAACATGGTATCCTGTACCCCACCTCCCACTCCACCGACACGCAGTGATAGTTTTGCAGCCACCAAGGTTCATGAAAAGGGTCTGATCACAGGCACCTCTGAGGGCCTTGGTGTTCATGCCCAGTTAAAGCCTCAGGTGAAAGCATTACAAAAGGCTGGAGAAACCTATGAAAGCACACAAAGGTCTTACCAAGTCTTCGAGACAGGTCTTGAGGGTCGACGCGATTTTAACCTGCCATCCAAAAATGATTCTTCAAATTCTTGCATTTCATCCAATGCCTATCATCCCAAACGTATATCATCAGACAAGACATACTCCCTATCAACCACAGATGTCAGAGATAGGCATCCATCTTATGCCCATGTTCCATACCATCCACGGCAGTACAGCGACGAGGGCACTTTTCACGCTCAAACTAGAACAGTGCCAGCAGTGAATCCTCCATTCAGTGGCTACTTTAGCAGTATGCAGGAGCTGCCCACAAACAACCACATGCAACTAAACAGCCAGAATCAAGCTAGACGGCCAGCTGCATCACTTTGTGGTCTTTTTGGAGTTACCTCCCACCATATCACTCAGGGAATGACACAGGTTTCTTTAGTGAGAGTTGATGACTCTAAAGCTTCTGCAGTCTCAGAAATATCACACAGTGGACGGGACAGGATGTCCATAGGTTCTCAAGGAGGAACTAAAGACCGCTATTTCCCTCCTCAGTCACAGCACCATGATACAGATCATAAGGACAATAATGCCTCCTTCAAACAAAGTGACAACCACCATCGTCTTTCATCTGCTCCATGTAATCCCTTGAATATGCCTGATTCAACAAAACCTTCTGAGCTGAGGGGGAGCCAAAAGCAACATTATATGTCTAGCTCAGATGAGCATTCTAGTAGTTATCCCCACAGTAAGCAACCTGAGCACAGGAGAAATGCTGGCCATCTCCATCATAAAGAATACTCACAACAAACTAAAAGCGAGACAAAGATATGTCCCCAAAAAACACCTATGTTGTATTCTCTGGCCCAAGAGCGCAATGACATGGATGACTGTCAAGATGAGATCAACAGTGGAAGTTCAGAACAGGAAGCCATTGACAGTCAGAGCAGCAAACAGGCAAGACGGAGTGACCGTTTTGCCACCACCTTGCGCAACGAGATCCAGATGAGAAGGGCCCAGCTTCAAAAGAGTCGAAGCGCAGCCACTTTAGAAAGTCCGGTTGAAGCTGTAGAGGAGGCTGCTGTCTGGAAGACCACTTCTCCCTCCACAGATGGCCTCCACTTTTCTAGCTCTTATAAAGACCATCTGAAAGAAGCCCAGGCCAGAGTCCTCCAGGCTACTTCTTTTAGGCGAAAAGACCTAGAGCCAGTATTGTTCGAGCATCCAGGCACTGAGGGTTCTACTTGGAATGACACAACTCCGCTTCCAAGTGTTTCCGAAGTCCCACCTAGCAAACCCATCTCAGGGAGTAATCAGGTGCTTCGCATTGGTAGCCGCAAGCGGTTTTCTGCAGAAAAGAAAGTTCGTTCTTTTTCTGAGCCAGATAAAATTCATGAAGTAGGAGCTGATGAGCGCTCCCCTATGCCTGACAATGCTGTACCTTTAGAAAATCGGTACAGATTCTTTGAAGCAACAGGAAAAGCAGCTTTCCCTAAACCTATGCCAAAGCAAAGCATGCAGATATCTGAAGACAACAGACTGTCCAAAACTGGAGGCATGCACTATTCTGCAAAGAGTGACACGGCAGGGCGGAGTAACAGTGATAGCTCAACCCCCATTGAACAGCACCTTAATGAAGGTCAGGATGGCCCACTCTCAGTGAACCGACAAGCCATGCTAGAACAACAGCGACTTGGTACCTTTGCAGAGTATGAAGCCAAATGGAACACCCAGAGGAAGACGACTGAACCAAGGGTATCTGGACGATACCACTCCGCTGACAACATCCTTGATACAGGAAAAGAGGGACAGAGAAAGCCCAGCTGTGTGCATGAAAGATCTAGATCCTCCCCTTCTGCTGACTTCTATGGACAGGTTagttatttcatatttaatgtaGCCGTTTTTCAGTGGTTTAATTCTGTTATTTCTGTTTTAACTGGTGTAAACTATTTACAAAATGTACTGTCagagttagtttttatttaaaaactataataaaacaaaagtgACTTGAGTCTCACATATAGCTCCAATGAATAGCAATGAAGGCAATATAAAGGCTGGAACTTAGTCAAACATTAAACTAAGTACAAAAAGTCACACCCTCGGACCAGGAAAATTGAAAGCAAGATCACATATCATGTCAACCAACCAAGCTAATAATTAGGATAGTCAAGTCTTAAAATTGCAAAAGTTTACAGTAGAGATATAATAATACCTGAATAAGGATATTAAGTTTTATGTGTTATAATCCTCCCAGAAACTTCCAGTTCAAGAGAAGAAGACAGCTGACTATTCCAAACCTGAGAAAAATCTCTCAGAACAGGAAAAGAATAGTACAAGGTGAGTGCTGTAGTGTTATTTTTCCATTGCCTTGCAAGTTGTTTAAAGGGTAAAACGATAATACATACTTTTAGTTTGCTGATTgagtatcaaaatactttatttctttttttatgttcatGATACTCCTGGGCATGTTTGAAACTAAACCAGACAACTTCTCCCTTTGTAATGGAAATTATACAGATGCCATCAGTCCTGGCTGAGATTGTGTCAGTGTGTCAGTGAAACTATTCCAGTGGTAATGGCTCTGATCTTGGCCTTGTTGCAAACAGAATTCCACAGTTGGGTCATCAGTCAGCCCTCGCTGGGTCAAAAACAGACAGTAGACTCTTTATGGTCCTTGCAGTCTTGGGATTTAGCCCAGCTGTGACAGCACTGCTATCCTCACTGACTGGGCTTTGTGTTACAAGGAGAAGGTTTTGAGGTGTAGGCATGTGAGTATGACATAGGAAGTGTCCAATCAGTCCATTCATAATAAGGCCAAAGAGTAAAATAGCAACCTAAATGTCATATTGGCTTTGtgctttttatttagttttttatttacagattttatttcagtcttttaaacattttacactGTGCAAAGATAAGACTgttcaattacatttttactctGCATGTACATTACAGTCTATATTGCATTTTACCCTGAAAGGATCATGAATGATAGCCCTGTACTCTGCTAAGAAGAAACTTGATCCAATTCATAATGCTGAACGTTCAGAATTTTAAAACCATCTGGATGAAGAATAGAGGGCTTGTATGTATGTTTTGCCCGTGAATAATGTATTAAGTTAGCACAGAAAGGAAGTAGCATCAGCTGAGATAGTATGGATTGCTGCGCATGAAATGACCTCCAGTTACCTTAGCAAGTGTTGAAATCATATATTTTCTTGTCTAGCCTGTGAAACATGTTAAATTGATCCTGCAATCTCTCACTTACTTTATAGTTTAGAAAACACAATATAAAAGCTGAAGATCTAGGTTAAGTATAATGGATAGCTGGCTGGGATGTTATTCCATTTGCATGCAAATGTTTTAGGTGGGGCTCCAGTGGTGTGAGTCAAATTGGATATTTACTCTCAATTTTTCAAGATGTAAATTAGATGCATATTGAAGTGAAGTGAAAGCAACAAATATACATTTCTAACGTCACAAACAGCTTCCAATTATGTGTTTTTGACAGATGATCTACCTATTTATCTTACATTCTATCCTTCtcgtatttatatatatatatatatatttccaaaTCTTTTAGGCATTTCATCCGCTGGTTTCTCCAAGTCATTTTCTTAGATGTCTATGTGTAGACATAAGGAGTGGCAAACTTGAATAAGCAAGTTACCGCCAAACATCCATCATCCAAAGCCTTGTAAATTGCCCCCTATGAAAGGTTTTGTCGTGATTCTTGCTTTTAATTAAGGTGCTGTGGAGAGCAAACTATGAATTATACCATAGACCTGCATCTTCGCTTCATAGCCctatgagtttttttttaaatcgttgTTTAAATGTCAAACTTCCTGTCTCCTACCCAATGATTTCATTTATGTGCAAACACGCACGACTCAATTATAAAAAGCTAGCTGAAAAGTCCTAGCTAAAAGAATACTTCACTACAGTACAGTtgagctcaaaagtttacataccccttgcagaatgtgcaaaaatgttaatcatttgaacaaaataaggatcatgaaaattgcaagttatttttttagtactgtcttaaataaagtatttcacataacagatgtttacataaagtccacaagattaaaaaaaaaatagctgaatttataaaaatgacccaattcaaaagtttacatacccttgattcttaatactgtgtgtggttacctagATGATTTacgactgttttttgttttgttttgtgagtttgtcctgagcagttaaactgaccaacattcttcagaaaaaCTCTCCAAGTCCTGCAAATTCTttgattttccagcatcttctgcatatttgaaccctttccagcagtgactgtatgattttgagattcatcttttcacactgaggacaattgaaggacgcaaacacaactattaaaaaaggttcaaacattcactgatgctccagaaggaaacacgatgcattaagagccggggatGTAAACTTTTTTAACTGGATGAACAGGGTAAATTATACTTTTTCCTCTTCTGGTAAACATGAAAGAATCTTTTGTTGCTTCCAAAAGGCGGTACgaaatgaaaaaatatgatctttaaacaaaataagaatataAGAACAAAATAACAACCATCAACCAGTCGTAAATCATctaggtaaccacacacagtattaagaatcaagggtatttaaacttttgaactgggtcattttttataaatttcagctattttttttttatcttgtggactttatgtaaatatatgttatgtgaaatactttattcaggacagtactaaataaaaaataacatgcaattttcatgatccttcttattttgttcaaatgattaacatttttgcatattctgcaaggggtGAGTAAACTTTTGAGCTCAACTGTAAGTGATACTGACAGACTTCTAATGTTAGAAACCCCCTTTTGCTACTGTTAGTACAgcaattgtttatttattagtaCATCTAGTGTGGAGTAAATCCAGTTGGAAACATTTCAGTTGTGCTACAAGCGTTTTAGCCCCACCCAGGTGAGATTACATATGTTCAGGGCTACAGGAAGCACCTGTCGCTTAGATGAGAGCTCCCAATCATCAGAGGTGAGCACTGCTTTTCATACAGTCAAGTTTCATATTTACTGCAAGGATTGGTATGTAGCCATTTTATAGCAACTTTCAAGTTGTATATGGCCAGCAGCAGGAGTACCTGGATTATGGACTTTTGCTTGAAGTTTTGCTGATGAAGTTTGAGTCCTTCTGGGTCTGTAAGATTAACTTTAAATGATGGCTTCGTTTTTACTTGATAGGTAAATGCAGGTCAATTTTTGAAGTAAAATGCACAGTGAACAATGAAAACGCAGTTGCTTATCCACATGCAGAGATGTTTGAAATGTAGACGTTTCTGGTACTGGTAGAACATGTTTTGTCATAGTACACACTTTATCAAACAAGGGAAGTTAGCAAGATACTATGTTTGATTAAAGGTGGGGTGCTGTGGACAAAAGCTTATGTGGTATTACAGCAGAGACGTTCTGCATGCCAGTTCATGCCGAGATCTAATGCATGTGTTAGAGACTGTATAGTATCAAAAAGAGACTGCATCCCACGTAAATGTTACCAGTGAATGCATGCTTTACTAATGACATCTGCAAAGAAAGCATGTATCAGATCAAATGAATGACTATTAAAGTGCATACTCTGTATTTCTACATCTTACATTTCCTTAATTCTGTTTTTCTGCACTTTGCTAGTTGTCTTCCTTTTTTATACTAAAGTTCAAAAggttgaggtcagtaagattatttatttttaaaatgaatacttttattcagtttagtgaggacattgttacaaaaatatatttcaaataaatgctgttcttttaatatttctattcatcaaagaaacaAGCAGCTcttaaactgttttcaacattgataagaagaaatgtttttgaatcaggatcatgtgactgaagttatgactgctgaaaaatcagctttggcatcagagaaataaattaaattttaaaatatgataaacattttaattttaagatttttttaagttctaataatattttacattattactgtttttgctgtatgtttaatcaaataaattaagccttggtgagcataagagaaaaacatttttaaaaaatcaacattaaaaaaaaatcaaccccaaacttttgaactgtagtctGTCTTTAACCACTCTACTACTATTCGCtacttttttgctttttttcagtcaaaatctttttctctctctttctttggaACACAGCCACTGGTTCTATACACCCATCAGGTAATTCAATATACTGTAAATTATGTGTGAGTAGAAATTATGGGTGTCTTTCTGTGCAGTTAGATTTTTAAATTGGTATAATTCAGTCACAAATGTCGATTAGGAGTGGGTGGTATcacaaaaatcattaaaaaccaTACAGTAGAATCACTACCAGTTGACACCTTTCTAATGTCGCATTGcattgtataaatatatatcgtCAAACCAGACATTCCTAATAGATGTCTGTAATTGGTGTCTTGCTAAGCCTGTAAAGAATTCAATTTTAATATCTTTCTTTAAGTTACTCTCATAGAGTGTTGTTATATTAGTGAGTTTTGTCTTTCTCAAGCtattttatttagaatattCTCACAAGAGCCCTTTTATCTCTTCTTGCCCTCCATAAATCTGAGTAGACAAGGAAGAGAGTAAAAAACATAAACGAAAACAATCAAGATTAAGAAGGGAAAAGCGTTTTCTTTGCCAATTGCTGCAGGGGAAAGATCATTCTTTCTCCACAGCATGACAGGCTTGTGGGAACAGAAATATGTTGGGTATGACAGCCAGCCTGGGAGTTACCATGGAGAGATGGTGAAATGTGGGAGAAATGTCTGCCTGCCTATCGATTTACGCTGAATACAGTGAGGCTTTGTGCaccaaaaaggacaaatacgTTCAGAGTCTGAGCCTTTGATAAATCTTCTTTGGTTGTGTGTATTGGTGGATTGAGAATTTTACTTCAAAGCAtttctcatttgtttgtttttttaggttAAATGAAAAAGGATACAGTGAACTTGTATGCAAAGAGAAACTAGAAGCACCTCCCTCAGCTTTGACTGAAGACCTGGAGAAAAATACTTTAGATCCTTTGTCCAGTCATCATAAACCTGCACTGCATTTCTCTGACCATAGCACTCAGAGTGAACCATCAGCCCTCTCTAAAAACAAGAGCTCTGTTCTCTTGCCCCATCTGGAGAAGTACAAATGCCCTGAGGGCACACCTCCTCCTCTTAGCAATTTTCAGGAGGTCCAGCCTGGATCACAAGGAGGAGTTTTGGCCTCACTCTCTCCTGTCAACAATCAAAGCTCCGCCTCAGTTTCAGCCCCTGTTCCCTGGAAGGGGTTGGAGCATAGCAAAGGGCCAATCGGGGAGGAGGAGCTACAACAAGAGCTTGTGCCTCCTCCCTTTCCACCTCCTCCCCCTCCCGCTGTCCTGCCCACCCAACAAACCGCTGGCCCTACCCAGCCCACCATGGATGGGCAGCGTTCGCCCTCGCCCCAGTTTGCTCCCCAGAGGCTGACTGACAAGCCCCCCGTCTCTGTCTCCATACAGGATGAAGCTCCTGGAAGGTAAGACTTTCTGTATTTAGAGTTAAATTCTGCCGTTCAGGAAATCTTTCAGGTCTGTGTTGGAATTCGGGGAGATTTCCACTGGCAAACCACAGCTGGG contains the following coding sequences:
- the shroom2a gene encoding protein Shroom2 isoform X5; amino-acid sequence: MSRPHSWHATKFNENHTEAKTQSTPSPVWQTRYDASSFSSELSTGWEQTNLQRVSDQFSSLGSMDSLEHSSHPYPPGCLSPSKSNNNSTEHLGGGKRDSAYSSFSTSSGTPDYTLSKSNAASTENMLYKINQWDSSGRHSNGRHSQNLNEGVRQDERLGYLQHLSSTVNHEIPRAEEQPGTRHSNSGRVSIGPVWHVPDMKKNMVSCTPPPTPPTRSDSFAATKVHEKGLITGTSEGLGVHAQLKPQVKALQKAGETYESTQRSYQVFETGLEGRRDFNLPSKNDSSNSCISSNAYHPKRISSDKTYSLSTTDVRDRHPSYAHVPYHPRQYSDEGTFHAQTRTVPAVNPPFSGYFSSMQELPTNNHMQLNSQNQARRPAASLCGLFGVTSHHITQGMTQVSLVRVDDSKASAVSEISHSGRDRMSIGSQGGTKDRYFPPQSQHHDTDHKDNNASFKQSDNHHRLSSAPCNPLNMPDSTKPSELRGSQKQHYMSSSDEHSSSYPHSKQPEHRRNAGHLHHKEYSQQTKSETKICPQKTPMLYSLAQERNDMDDCQDEINSGSSEQEAIDSQSSKQARRSDRFATTLRNEIQMRRAQLQKSRSAATLESPVEAVEEAAVWKTTSPSTDGLHFSSSYKDHLKEAQARVLQATSFRRKDLEPVLFEHPGTEGSTWNDTTPLPSVSEVPPSKPISGSNQVLRIGSRKRFSAEKKVRSFSEPDKIHEVGADERSPMPDNAVPLENRYRFFEATGKAAFPKPMPKQSMQISEDNRLSKTGGMHYSAKSDTAGRSNSDSSTPIEQHLNEGQDGPLSVNRQAMLEQQRLGTFAEYEAKWNTQRKTTEPRVSGRYHSADNILDTGKEGQRKPSCVHERSRSSPSADFYGQKLPVQEKKTADYSKPEKNLSEQEKNSTRLNEKGYSELVCKEKLEAPPSALTEDLEKNTLDPLSSHHKPALHFSDHSTQSEPSALSKNKSSVLLPHLEKYKCPEGTPPPLSNFQEVQPGSQGGVLASLSPVNNQSSASVSAPVPWKGLEHSKGPIGEEELQQELVPPPFPPPPPPAVLPTQQTAGPTQPTMDGQRSPSPQFAPQRLTDKPPVSVSIQDEAPGRMDRVKDENTSVKKVPIKIVHSERNTEKEGRQYLDLPSETPVSSQEPGVTHLQSLGNPDQSYSLFCTYTRQKDQGPEPRDTDMGPLKDQVPQTNVNPIFNELHGLQTSPSLDQSSNGLSSHPLQSEDDEKRKELARDIMDKDKSLVDILDQSKMKTTMDLMEGIFPQGEQLLEEAQQRRKAAPKQLSPRNSVEKKEEDNLVVATALVTNSTYYSTSAPKAELLIMMKDMQEQSVEHNSEEELEEDNENDLANKKHELIDSLSKKLQVLKEAQESLQEDVQDNNALGEEVEAIVQGVCKPNELDKFRMFVGDLDKVVNLLLSLSGRLARVENALNSLEEDASQEERHTLTEKRKLLIRQHEDAKELKENLDRRERVVYDILASYLPEESMADYEHFVKMKSALIIEQRKLEDKIKLGEEQLKCLMDSLPMDQRTTN